The Solanum lycopersicum chromosome 9, SLM_r2.1 genome window below encodes:
- the LOC101261265 gene encoding uncharacterized protein — MYFPLSKKLKHKDKLNNFMELPGESDDNRKKMLDTIMEDHMVNSLLRRSCYCYWSLVNNKEDPSAFTILCIIGLLHFVMALCDLGARINLMPLSVYKKLSLVDPKSDATRLLMDDRNVKKPIGVLQDKGRINVVPNTNELVPMRPVTGWRYHFIVKEGIVLGHQIFEKGIKVDRGKVEPLCKLFEKECRFDFDDACLRALGELKAKLVSAPITISPYWGKPFEVICDANGVALVWYWYRKEKRFSILFTMPPKLCGSKELCGD, encoded by the exons ATGTACTTCCCGTTGTCTAAGAAGTTGAAACACAAAGACAAACTTAACAACTTCATGGAACTACCTGGAGAATCT GATGACAATCGTAAGAAAATGCTTGATACTATCATGGAGGATCATATGGTGAATTCACTTTTGAGGAGATCG TGCTATTGCTACTGGTCACTTGTGAATAACAAAGAGGATCCTAGTGCTTTCACTATTCTTTGTATCATTGGGTTATTGCATTTTGTGATGGCTTTGTGTGATTTAGGTGCTCGCATAAATTTGATGCCATTATCTGTCTACAAAAAGTTGAGTTTAGTGGATCCAAAATCAGATGCAACGCGATTACTTATGGACGATAGAAATGTGAAGAAACCCATTGGTGTTCTCCAAGAT AAAGGTCGGATTAATGTGGTTCCTAATACaaatgagcttgttccaatgCGGCCAGTGACCGGATGGAGA TACCACTTCATAGTGAAAGAAGGGATAGTGTTGGGTCATCAGATTTTTGAGAAGGGTATTAAGGTTGATAGAggtaaagttgag CCATTGTGCAAATTGTTTGAAAAGGAGTGTaggtttgattttgatgatgCTTGTCTAAGAGCATTAGGAGAGTTGAAAGCAAAGCTAGTTTCTGCACCTATCACTATTTCACCATATTGGGGGAAACCTTTTGAAGTGATATGTGATGCGAATGGAGTTGCGCTTGTGTGGTATTGGTATCGAAAAGAGAAAAGATTCTCCATCCTATTTACTATGCCACCAAAGCTCTGTGGCTCAAAAGAACTTTGCGGTGATTGA